From a region of the Planctomycetota bacterium genome:
- the mamK gene encoding MamK family actin-like protein: MTQASTTAPQDDSAAAENALYIGIDLGTSRSSIASASGVRKTVESYVGWPKDAVSLKHMGGQEIVFGKTALDNRLSLDLYRPLADGVIQDDTDGSRNLEAARELINYLVEMVEPGRGEQLFGVVGVPSEASGKNKEAIIECTKGILDSVMIVTEPFCVAYGMDRISDVLVVDIGAGTTDLCRMHGTVPSMEDQASLNIAGDAVDKKLMELINKKFPNAQVTINMIKRLKEKFGYVHTAKDTIEAEFPVDGKPTMHDVTDVIREACNILVDPIVESIHKLISSFDPEFQDKLRQNIILSGGGGLMDGLNKAIEDKLDRVGGASVTVVEEPMYAGANGALQLALDMPASYWQQLK, translated from the coding sequence ATGACCCAAGCCTCGACCACCGCCCCCCAAGACGACAGCGCCGCGGCCGAAAACGCCCTCTACATCGGCATCGACCTCGGCACCAGCCGCTCCTCCATCGCCTCGGCCTCGGGCGTCCGTAAGACGGTCGAGTCCTACGTCGGCTGGCCCAAAGACGCCGTGTCGCTCAAGCACATGGGCGGCCAGGAGATCGTCTTCGGCAAAACCGCCCTCGATAACCGGCTGTCCCTGGACCTCTACCGCCCGCTGGCCGACGGCGTCATCCAGGACGACACCGACGGCTCGCGCAACCTCGAGGCCGCCCGCGAGCTGATCAACTACCTCGTCGAGATGGTCGAACCCGGCCGCGGCGAGCAGCTCTTCGGCGTCGTCGGCGTGCCGTCCGAAGCCTCGGGCAAAAACAAGGAAGCGATCATCGAGTGCACCAAGGGCATCCTCGATTCGGTCATGATCGTCACCGAGCCTTTCTGCGTCGCGTACGGCATGGACCGCATCTCCGACGTGCTGGTCGTCGACATCGGGGCGGGCACCACCGACCTCTGCCGGATGCACGGCACGGTGCCGAGCATGGAAGACCAGGCCTCGCTCAACATCGCCGGCGACGCCGTCGACAAAAAGCTCATGGAACTGATCAACAAGAAGTTCCCAAACGCCCAGGTCACCATCAACATGATCAAGCGGCTCAAGGAAAAGTTCGGCTACGTCCACACCGCGAAAGACACCATCGAGGCCGAGTTCCCCGTCGACGGCAAGCCGACCATGCACGACGTGACCGACGTGATCCGCGAGGCCTGTAACATCCTCGTCGACCCCATCGTCGAGTCGATCCACAAGCTCATCTCGAGCTTCGACCCCGAGTTCCAGGATAAGCTCCGCCAGAACATCATCCTCTCCGGCGGCGGCGGGCTGATGGACGGGCTCAACAAGGCGATCGAAGACAAGCTCGACCGCGTCGGCGGCGCGAGCGTCACCGTCGTCGAAGAGCCGATGTACGCCGGGGCCAACGGCGCGCTGCAGCTCGCGCTCGACATGCCCGCCAGCTACTGGCAGCAGCTCAAGTAA
- a CDS encoding DUF1476 domain-containing protein, with the protein MSGYDERKQAMETRMAQDSELRFKVTNRRNRLLGDWAAEKLGRKGDEAVAYAKTVVLADFEEPGDADVIRKVAADFAEAGLPVTEQEIRQELARLQPQAQQQVMQET; encoded by the coding sequence ATGTCGGGCTACGACGAGCGGAAACAGGCGATGGAAACACGGATGGCGCAGGACAGCGAGCTGCGGTTCAAAGTCACGAACCGCCGAAACCGGCTGCTCGGCGATTGGGCCGCCGAGAAGCTCGGGCGGAAAGGCGACGAGGCGGTCGCCTACGCGAAAACCGTGGTCTTGGCCGACTTCGAAGAGCCGGGAGACGCCGACGTGATCCGTAAGGTCGCGGCCGATTTCGCGGAAGCGGGCCTGCCGGTGACCGAACAAGAGATCCGCCAGGAACTCGCCCGGCTGCAACCGCAGGCCCAGCAGCAGGTCATGCAGGAAACCTGA